Proteins from one Bombyx mori chromosome 1, ASM3026992v2 genomic window:
- the LOC101745545 gene encoding tubulin alpha-1 chain: MRECISIHAGQAGVQIGNACWELYCLEHGIQPDGQMPSDKTVGGGDDSFNTFFSETGAGKHVPRAVFIDLEPTVVDEVRTGTYRQLFHPEQLITGKEDAANNYARGHYTIGKEIVDLVLDRVRKLADQCTGLQGFLIFHSFGGGTGSGFASLLMERLSVDYGKKSKLEFAIYPAPQISTAVVEPYNSILTTHTTLEHSDAAFMVDNEAIYDICRRNLDIERPTYTNLNRLIGQIVSSITASLRFDGALNVDLTEFQTNLVPYPRIHFPLVTYAPVISAEKAYHEQLSVAEITNACFEPANQMVKCDPRHGKYMACCMLYRGDVVPKDVNAAIGTIKTKRTIQFVDWCPTGFKVGINYQPPTVVPGGDLAKVQRAVCMLSNTTAIAEAWSRLNHKFDLMYAKRAFVHWYVGEGMEEGEFSEAREDLAALEKDYEEVGMDSGEGEGEGGEEY, from the coding sequence atgcgtGAGTGCATATCTATCCACGCGGGCCAGGCTGGTGTGCAAATCGGCAACGCGTGTTGGGAGCTGTATTGTCTCGAACATGGCATCCAACCAGACGGGCAGATGCCCTCGGACAAAACCGTCGGCGGCGGAGACGATTCCTTCAACACATTCTTCAGCGAAACAGGAGCCGGTAAACATGTTCCTAGAGCAGTATTCATAGATCTAGAACCAACAGTAGTGGATGAGGTACGCACGGGTACATACCGCCAACTTTTCCACCCCGAGCAACTGATAACGGGCAAAGAAGACGCTGCCAATAATTACGCTAGAGGACATTACACGATAGGCAAAGAAATTGTCGATTTAGTCTTAGACAGGGTCAGGAAACTCGCTGATCAATGCACCGGACTGCAGGGCTTTCTGATCTTCCATTCGTTCGGTGGCGGCACCGGATCAGGTTTTGCATCACTCCTTATGGAACGTCTCTCCGTCGATTATGGTAAGAAATCCAAACTTGAATTCGCGATATATCCGGCACCACAAATCTCTACTGCGGTTGTGGAGCCTTACAACTCTATCCTCACAACTCACACCACATTGGAACATTCAGATGCAGCATTCATGGTCGATAATGAAGCCATTTATGACATCTGTCGAAGGAACCTAGATATAGAAAGACCTACGTACACGAACTTAAACCGCCTCATTGGTCAGATAGTGTCTTCCATCACTGCGTCACTGCGATTCGACGGAGCACTGAATGTTGATTTAACAGAGTTTCAGACTAATTTAGTGCCATATCCTCGAATTCACTTTCCACTAGTGACCTACGCACCAgttatttctgccgagaaggcGTATCATGAGCAGCTATCTGTCGCCGAGATCACCAATGCTTGCTTCGAACCAGCAAATCAGATGGTTAAATGCGACCCGCGTCACGGGAAATACATGGCGTGCTGTATGCTGTACCGAGGAGACGTGGTTCCTAAggatgtaaatgccgccattggcaccatcaaaacgaaacgcacCATTCAGTTTGTAGACTGGTGCCCGACAGGATTCAAGGTGGGGATAAACTATCAGCCACCAACTGTGGTACCGGGTGGAGATTTGGCGAAGGTGCAGCGCGCCGTGTGCATGCTGTCCAATACTACTGCCATAGcagaggcgtggtctcgcctcAACCACAAGTTTGATTTGATGTATGCCAAGCGTGCATTCGTGCATTGGTACGTGGGAGAGGGGATGGAGGAAGGCGAGTTTTCAGAAGCCCGTGAGGATCTGGCCGCCCTCGAGAAAGACTACGAAGAGGTGGGAATGGATTCCGGTGAGGGCGAGGGAGAAGGCGGCGAGGAATATTaa
- the LOC101745693 gene encoding uncharacterized protein LOC101745693: protein MPCKCTGIKGANDKCSLKASLDIQNRGPNRIVELNEAKCKQKVIVHRCNIFTRTAENIYDKCASYNLRYCPFGRFVKSNNHLVNVSKDVLILLCFLIANFIVLMIIIFNISCDVYFGIKQAATRRRSTSF from the exons ATGCCTTGTAAATGTACCGGAATCAAGGGGGCGAATGACAAATGTAGTTTGAAAGCGTCTTTGGACATACAAAACCGCGGGCCGAATCGAATCGTAGAGCTGAACGAAGCGAAGTGCAAACAGAAAGTAATCGTTCATCGCTGTAACATTTTCACGCGAACAGCAgaaaatatttatgataaatgCGCTTCGTATAATTTAAG ATACTGCCCCTTTGGCCGTTTTGTCAAGTCCAACAATCATTTGGTCAACGTTTCCAAAGACGTGTTGATCTTATTGTGTTTCCTCATTGCGAATTTCATTGTTTTGATGATAATTATCTTTAATATCAGCTGCGATGTCTATTTTGGTATTAAGCAGGCTGCTACTCGGAGAAG GAGTACATCGTTCTAA